From Microcystis aeruginosa NIES-2549, a single genomic window includes:
- a CDS encoding DUF3782 domain-containing protein, whose amino-acid sequence MSEPVTLEDIYQLFRASAEEYDRRAEEYDRRAAQSKAEYDRRAAQSKAEYDRLVAESKAEYDRHRVEIENLLAESKLESDRSMAELKRTVERTSKAVDSLTTRWGRFVEELVEPGVLRLFQEKGIDIKEVYPRARVKRQGIAMEIDILAVDDTDLVVVECKSRLSKDDVDEFIEKLTRFKIAFPHYQNYQAYGAVAGIEVNEGIDRYAYKKGLFVIKPSGDTVVIINDADFQPNTW is encoded by the coding sequence ATGAGTGAACCGGTAACTCTTGAGGATATTTACCAGCTATTCCGCGCTTCCGCCGAGGAATATGATCGCCGGGCTGAGGAATATGATCGCCGGGCTGCCCAATCCAAGGCGGAATATGATCGCCGGGCTGCCCAATCCAAGGCGGAATATGATCGCCTGGTTGCCGAATCCAAGGCGGAATATGATCGCCATAGAGTCGAAATAGAGAACCTCCTCGCCGAATCTAAACTAGAAAGCGATCGCTCGATGGCAGAACTGAAACGGACGGTTGAACGAACCAGCAAAGCGGTAGATAGTCTCACCACTCGCTGGGGTCGATTTGTGGAAGAATTAGTAGAACCGGGGGTTTTACGGCTTTTTCAGGAAAAAGGCATCGATATTAAAGAAGTTTATCCCCGCGCTAGAGTCAAGCGTCAGGGCATCGCCATGGAAATTGATATTCTAGCGGTAGATGATACCGATCTCGTGGTGGTGGAATGTAAATCTAGATTATCTAAAGATGATGTGGATGAATTTATTGAAAAATTGACTCGTTTTAAAATCGCTTTTCCCCATTATCAAAACTATCAAGCTTACGGTGCGGTGGCGGGAATTGAAGTCAACGAGGGGATCGATCGATACGCTTATAAAAAAGGTCTATTTGTGATTAAACCCTCCGGGGATACGGTGGTCATTATTAATGATGCCGACTTTCAACCGAATACTTGGTAA
- a CDS encoding FUSC family protein, with translation MLLQRFAFLLRPSGDIEIERGIRTLLAIAVPIIVGDILNQSKLGLMVGLAAQILILADAGGLYCLRAKTLVATTIGMALALIIGTLASAWLGLTVVIVFCGLFLAGYLTVYGENGALAGVVISLLLLFAVSLPSGDIIVALQRAGIVVLGGGWTIFLALFIWPFRPNQPLRQVTAENFHGIATYLRSLPLHSRSNANEEPSFNKIRQLLLRSRKTVTLTRRGRWGKSELRELLIVLIEDSDRINTSLIALRELLHLHPLPQLTTVAILLEDILVQVAEISEDIAWLILGRNKRPDCERLQLLLKAIEQQKNLQAKVLENAQDDYSSYVAISQLNNRLKKLSKQLKIASETAQHLRQSEDFSDKKNPWQRNFEGIEQEYSQEKAWWEPLKSNFNLESPLFRHGLRLGLGSALGVLIYNKLGITHSFWIGLTLVIVLKPDFSLTFQRFFNRVFGTILGSFFVLALLPIIDNPIWLEIIGVISIAIALALVRFHYSLAVFFITIFALIISRLDASNDGINLEYIRIVYTLIGSALAFVLSFGFLRFNEDERFSLAAIKALEANQVFFQSVMAVYLGESSYQTAILSSHRNKARRANTTMQTALQRLIDDPSTPFPQMEPAITLSNYIPRFGRGVTVLLTELEQYRGSPPHPNLSLFTQQITQALTQLTEALQTNNPPLPLPPLEDTLEEVLDHLQELREERLVEIAHQKEGTNLHKYLGDYNIVTTELVELSRRVGTMNTAIDRFIRS, from the coding sequence ATGCTACTTCAGCGATTTGCTTTTTTATTGCGTCCTAGTGGCGATATTGAGATCGAGCGGGGGATTCGGACTTTATTAGCGATCGCAGTACCGATTATTGTCGGTGATATTTTAAATCAGTCAAAATTGGGGTTAATGGTCGGTTTAGCGGCTCAAATCTTGATTTTAGCCGATGCAGGGGGACTTTACTGCCTGAGAGCGAAAACCCTGGTCGCTACGACTATCGGGATGGCTCTAGCTTTGATTATCGGTACATTAGCCAGTGCTTGGCTAGGATTGACCGTAGTGATAGTTTTTTGTGGGTTGTTTCTAGCGGGTTATTTGACGGTTTACGGGGAAAATGGGGCGTTAGCTGGGGTAGTAATCAGTTTATTGCTGCTTTTTGCTGTTTCTTTGCCATCGGGGGATATTATCGTCGCTTTACAACGGGCCGGAATCGTTGTGTTGGGGGGGGGATGGACAATTTTTTTGGCCCTGTTTATCTGGCCTTTTCGTCCTAATCAGCCTTTACGTCAGGTAACGGCGGAAAATTTTCATGGTATCGCCACCTATCTCCGCTCTTTGCCTTTACACTCTCGTTCTAATGCTAATGAGGAGCCATCTTTTAACAAAATCCGGCAACTGTTGCTCCGTTCTAGGAAAACTGTCACCTTAACGCGTCGGGGACGTTGGGGAAAGAGTGAGCTGCGGGAATTGTTAATCGTCTTGATCGAAGATAGCGATCGCATTAATACCAGCTTAATCGCGCTGCGAGAATTGCTTCATCTTCATCCCTTGCCACAACTGACCACGGTGGCTATTTTATTAGAAGATATTCTCGTGCAAGTGGCGGAAATTAGCGAAGATATTGCCTGGTTAATTTTGGGGAGAAATAAACGACCGGATTGTGAGCGTTTGCAGCTATTACTCAAGGCGATCGAGCAACAAAAAAACCTGCAAGCCAAAGTTTTAGAAAATGCCCAGGATGATTATAGCAGTTATGTGGCAATTTCGCAATTAAATAATCGTTTAAAAAAATTATCTAAACAGCTAAAAATAGCCAGTGAAACAGCGCAACATTTGCGGCAAAGCGAGGACTTTTCCGATAAAAAAAATCCCTGGCAGCGGAACTTTGAAGGGATAGAACAAGAGTACAGTCAAGAAAAAGCTTGGTGGGAACCCTTAAAATCTAATTTTAATCTAGAATCGCCCCTATTTCGCCATGGTTTACGCTTGGGTTTGGGAAGTGCCCTAGGAGTGTTGATCTACAATAAGCTAGGAATTACCCATAGTTTTTGGATTGGTTTAACCTTAGTTATTGTGTTAAAACCAGATTTTAGCCTGACTTTTCAACGCTTTTTTAATCGGGTGTTTGGCACGATTTTAGGCTCGTTTTTTGTTTTGGCACTGTTGCCAATTATCGATAATCCGATCTGGTTAGAAATTATTGGTGTAATTTCTATAGCGATCGCTTTAGCTTTGGTGCGATTTCACTATAGTTTGGCCGTATTTTTTATCACAATTTTTGCTTTAATCATCAGTCGTCTGGATGCCAGCAATGACGGCATTAATTTAGAGTATATCAGAATAGTTTACACTTTAATCGGTAGTGCTTTAGCCTTTGTACTTTCCTTCGGTTTTTTAAGGTTTAATGAAGATGAACGTTTTTCCCTCGCTGCCATTAAAGCATTAGAAGCTAATCAAGTATTTTTTCAGTCAGTTATGGCAGTTTATTTAGGAGAATCATCCTATCAAACTGCAATTTTATCTTCCCATCGCAATAAAGCTCGACGAGCAAATACAACTATGCAAACGGCCTTACAACGATTAATTGACGATCCTAGCACACCCTTTCCACAAATGGAACCGGCAATCACTTTAAGTAATTATATTCCTCGTTTTGGTCGCGGGGTGACAGTTTTATTGACGGAATTGGAACAATATCGCGGTAGTCCTCCCCATCCTAATCTAAGTCTGTTCACGCAACAAATAACCCAAGCTTTGACGCAATTAACCGAAGCTTTGCAAACAAATAATCCTCCTCTTCCCTTACCTCCCCTCGAAGATACTTTAGAAGAAGTCCTCGATCATTTGCAAGAATTGCGAGAGGAAAGATTAGTAGAAATTGCCCATCAAAAAGAAGGAACTAATCTCCATAAATATTTAGGAGATTATAATATTGTCACCACGGAACTTGTGGAATTATCCCGTCGTGTTGGGACAATGAATACAGCAATTGATCGTTTTATTAGGAGTTAA
- a CDS encoding transcriptional repressor, translating to MSAYTASSLKAELNARGWRLTPQREKILHVFQNLPKGNHLSAEELQELLDKRGEGISLSTIYRSVKLMSRMGILRELELAEGHKHYELNQPYPHHHHHLVCIQCNKTIEFNNDSILKHSLKQCEKEGFQLIDCQLTVMAICPEALRMGWPSGIPSNWGCTRSLVDTRFQNCEIPESKEPELEN from the coding sequence ATGTCTGCCTACACTGCTTCCTCCCTGAAAGCGGAACTCAACGCGCGGGGGTGGCGCTTAACTCCCCAGCGAGAGAAAATTCTGCACGTTTTCCAGAATTTACCGAAAGGCAATCATCTCAGTGCTGAGGAATTGCAGGAATTACTGGACAAAAGGGGGGAAGGAATTAGTTTATCGACAATTTACCGCAGTGTTAAACTAATGTCGCGGATGGGGATTTTGCGGGAGTTGGAATTGGCCGAAGGTCATAAACACTACGAACTCAATCAACCCTATCCCCACCACCATCATCATTTGGTCTGTATTCAGTGCAATAAAACCATCGAATTTAACAATGATTCTATTCTCAAACACAGTCTCAAACAGTGTGAGAAAGAGGGTTTTCAGTTAATTGACTGTCAGTTAACGGTGATGGCCATCTGTCCGGAAGCTTTGCGGATGGGTTGGCCGTCGGGAATACCGAGTAATTGGGGTTGCACCCGTTCACTGGTGGATACTCGTTTCCAAAACTGCGAGATTCCCGAATCAAAGGAACCGGAATTGGAAAACTAG
- a CDS encoding DNA-directed RNA polymerase subunit omega, producing MSKRFKFDSSEMIYLTDKLMNAASNRYSIVVQVARRAKRVRYDTVENIDDPMIKPVQRALMEMTDELTEPELLRD from the coding sequence ATGTCCAAACGGTTTAAATTCGACTCCTCCGAGATGATTTATCTCACCGATAAACTGATGAATGCGGCCAGCAATCGTTACTCGATCGTCGTGCAAGTCGCTAGACGGGCCAAACGCGTCCGCTACGATACCGTAGAAAATATCGATGACCCGATGATTAAACCCGTCCAACGGGCCCTGATGGAAATGACCGACGAATTAACCGAACCGGAATTATTACGCGATTAA
- a CDS encoding SufE family protein, giving the protein MLPSNLDRIVERLKRRTDPKQKYEQLLAFAKKLEPIPESAKIPANKVHGCVSQVYITADLENGQVWYKGDSDAQLVKGLVALLIEGLNGLTPTEILQVTPDFIEETGLKVSLTPSRANGFYNIFQLMQKKALGFQLGMSA; this is encoded by the coding sequence ATGCTCCCGTCTAATCTCGATCGCATCGTCGAACGCCTCAAACGTCGTACCGATCCTAAGCAAAAATACGAACAATTACTAGCTTTTGCTAAAAAACTAGAACCAATACCAGAATCTGCCAAAATACCTGCTAATAAAGTTCATGGCTGTGTATCCCAAGTTTATATCACTGCCGACCTCGAAAATGGCCAGGTTTGGTACAAAGGGGATTCCGACGCGCAATTAGTCAAGGGTTTAGTTGCTTTGTTAATCGAGGGGTTAAATGGACTGACTCCCACGGAAATCCTGCAAGTCACCCCGGATTTTATCGAAGAAACCGGTTTAAAAGTCAGTCTTACCCCTTCCCGCGCCAACGGATTTTATAATATTTTCCAATTAATGCAGAAAAAAGCTCTCGGTTTTCAGTTGGGAATGTCCGCTTAG
- a CDS encoding Uma2 family endonuclease: MVNLSYNKNRLLPSAEELPCSDETAVDNQLQNDIPNLLLSLLAFIWAERDDWYFGVDMGVYYNPDEPAIIPDGFLAIGVKHDTGERGRLSYVLWEEAYIMPILALEVISEKYNGEYEGKLADYQTLGVLYYAIYNPLSGRRGRFKNRERLEVYKLIAGKYELLEPENNRVWLPEIGLALGYEQGEHIAWVREWLYWYDRSGNRYLTAEERARAAAAMAEQASLIAQQERLNAQQESLAKQEAEQKAQRLAERLRALGINPDEV; the protein is encoded by the coding sequence ATGGTTAACCTTTCCTACAATAAAAATCGCCTTCTTCCCAGTGCCGAAGAATTACCCTGTTCTGACGAAACAGCCGTGGATAACCAGTTACAGAACGATATTCCCAATCTATTACTCAGTTTACTAGCATTTATTTGGGCGGAGCGGGATGATTGGTATTTTGGTGTCGATATGGGAGTTTATTACAATCCCGACGAACCGGCAATCATACCGGATGGATTTTTAGCCATTGGAGTCAAACACGATACCGGAGAAAGGGGAAGATTAAGCTATGTTCTCTGGGAAGAAGCTTATATTATGCCGATATTGGCCCTGGAAGTGATTTCCGAGAAATATAACGGGGAATATGAGGGAAAGTTAGCGGATTATCAAACCCTAGGCGTTCTCTACTATGCAATTTATAATCCCTTGAGCGGTAGAAGGGGAAGGTTTAAAAATAGAGAGAGATTAGAGGTTTATAAGCTGATAGCGGGGAAATACGAGCTTTTAGAGCCTGAAAATAATCGGGTATGGTTGCCAGAAATCGGGTTAGCCTTGGGATATGAGCAGGGAGAACATATCGCTTGGGTGCGAGAATGGCTGTATTGGTATGATCGATCGGGAAATCGCTATTTAACGGCAGAGGAAAGGGCGAGGGCAGCAGCGGCAATGGCCGAGCAAGCAAGTTTGATCGCCCAGCAAGAACGTTTGAATGCCCAGCAAGAAAGTTTAGCCAAACAGGAAGCGGAACAAAAAGCCCAACGACTAGCGGAAAGACTAAGAGCGCTGGGGATCAATCCGGATGAAGTTTAG
- a CDS encoding Ig-like domain-containing protein produces the protein MKRLAWFDRLVLATILALIAAISSILIQGNQVPTRGENFSWQGRKIGVRDNYFTLSFNRPIDRSDVETSLVIDPPLPGKISWSGDRLTYTLTELPIYGKKYQVKLPIAKGEDFIGEFYSHDRAFAYIGVNQEERGRLIVCNIIQGANNVTELKKTILTPGDLVVTDFQIYPTGERILLSAFDRSDLGRDTPKQQLYTITTGLNHDENGQNLPSGRIERFLDAKTYQNLRFNLSDNGKTLIVQRINHGNPGDASLWVIRDDGQSRPLGIQGDNFLLSPDGKKAVVSQTGGVAVIPLDVQAGKPQFLPTYEKILAFSRDGRQKLMVKSEPDNQRSLFLLNDQGESRLLLRTANPIISCEFEPRQEKTLYCLKSDLVMGSDGKVKEEPFLGIIELETGKMIPLLALPNYRDVQMSMSPDGVALLFDQLATIPFGVGNDLVTGEGSSIADGRLWLLPLPDQFSPNSTPKILPQELNAGFKPRWLP, from the coding sequence ATGAAAAGATTAGCTTGGTTCGATCGCTTAGTGTTAGCGACTATTTTGGCTTTAATTGCGGCGATATCGTCGATTTTGATCCAGGGAAATCAAGTTCCTACGCGAGGGGAGAATTTTAGCTGGCAAGGGCGAAAAATCGGCGTTAGGGACAATTATTTTACTTTAAGTTTTAATCGACCGATTGACCGTTCGGACGTGGAAACCAGCTTGGTGATCGATCCTCCCTTGCCGGGTAAAATTAGCTGGTCTGGCGATCGCTTAACCTATACCTTGACAGAATTGCCAATCTACGGCAAGAAATATCAAGTAAAGTTACCCATTGCCAAAGGTGAGGATTTTATCGGCGAATTTTACAGCCACGATCGAGCTTTTGCCTACATTGGAGTCAACCAAGAGGAAAGAGGCCGTTTAATCGTCTGTAATATCATTCAGGGGGCAAATAACGTCACAGAACTGAAAAAAACCATCCTTACCCCTGGGGATTTGGTGGTCACGGATTTTCAAATCTATCCGACGGGGGAGAGAATTTTACTTTCGGCCTTTGATCGCTCTGACTTAGGACGAGATACCCCGAAACAGCAACTTTACACAATTACCACGGGTTTAAATCATGACGAAAATGGTCAAAATTTGCCCAGTGGTCGTATAGAAAGGTTTTTAGATGCGAAAACCTATCAAAATCTGCGCTTTAATCTCTCAGATAACGGCAAAACCCTAATCGTGCAGAGAATCAATCACGGTAATCCGGGGGATGCCAGTTTATGGGTAATCAGGGATGATGGACAATCGCGACCGTTAGGAATACAAGGGGATAATTTTTTACTATCTCCCGACGGTAAAAAAGCGGTTGTCAGTCAAACGGGAGGGGTGGCGGTGATTCCTTTGGATGTCCAGGCGGGAAAACCGCAATTTTTGCCCACCTACGAGAAAATACTCGCTTTTTCCCGGGATGGTCGCCAAAAACTCATGGTGAAATCAGAACCGGATAATCAGCGATCGCTATTTCTGCTCAACGATCAGGGAGAGTCAAGACTACTATTAAGAACAGCTAATCCGATTATTAGCTGTGAATTTGAACCGCGACAAGAAAAAACCCTTTACTGTCTGAAAAGCGATCTGGTTATGGGCAGCGATGGCAAAGTGAAAGAAGAACCTTTTTTAGGGATTATTGAGCTAGAAACGGGTAAAATGATACCCCTGCTGGCTTTACCTAATTATCGTGACGTGCAGATGAGTATGTCTCCCGATGGCGTGGCTTTATTATTTGATCAGTTAGCAACCATACCCTTTGGAGTCGGAAATGATTTAGTCACTGGGGAGGGGTCAAGCATTGCCGATGGTCGTCTCTGGTTATTACCACTTCCTGATCAATTCAGTCCCAATAGCACCCCGAAAATTTTACCTCAAGAACTCAACGCCGGTTTTAAACCCCGTTGGCTGCCGTAA